The following proteins are encoded in a genomic region of Mycobacterium sp. 155:
- the hisH gene encoding imidazole glycerol phosphate synthase subunit HisH, whose amino-acid sequence MTKKVIVLDYGSGNLRSAQRALQRVGADVEVTADPGAAAAADGLVVPGVGAYEACMQGLRAIGGEKIIADRLQHGHPVLGVCVGMQIMFARGVEFGVESVGCGQWPGAVTRLDAPVIPHMGWNVVEAAAGSRLFRGLDADTRFYFVHSYAAQEWSGNPDALVTWATHHVRFIAAVEDGPLAATQFHPEKSGDAGATLLANWVEGL is encoded by the coding sequence GTGACGAAGAAAGTCATTGTTCTCGACTACGGTTCGGGAAATCTGCGCTCGGCGCAACGGGCCTTGCAGCGGGTCGGCGCCGATGTCGAGGTGACCGCAGACCCGGGTGCCGCGGCGGCCGCCGATGGTCTGGTGGTGCCAGGTGTCGGCGCCTACGAAGCGTGCATGCAGGGACTGCGGGCGATCGGCGGGGAGAAGATCATCGCGGATCGTTTACAGCACGGCCACCCAGTGCTCGGGGTCTGCGTCGGCATGCAGATCATGTTCGCTCGCGGTGTCGAGTTCGGCGTGGAGTCCGTCGGGTGTGGTCAGTGGCCCGGTGCGGTCACCCGCCTCGACGCGCCGGTCATCCCGCACATGGGCTGGAATGTCGTCGAGGCTGCCGCCGGAAGTAGGCTGTTCCGGGGGCTGGACGCCGACACTCGGTTCTACTTCGTGCACTCCTACGCCGCACAGGAGTGGTCAGGCAATCCTGACGCGCTGGTCACGTGGGCGACGCACCATGTTCGGTTCATCGCGGCGGTCGAGGACGGGCCATTGGCGGCCACACAATTTCATCCGGAGAAGAGCGGTGACGCTGGTGCGACGCTGCTCGCGAATTGGGTTGAGGGACTGTGA
- the hisB gene encoding imidazoleglycerol-phosphate dehydratase HisB — protein sequence MTRRAKVERKTRESEIVVEIDLDGTGVVDIDTGVPFFDHMLTSLGTHASFDLTVKAKGDIEIEGHHTVEDTAIVLGQALGQALGDKTGIRRFGDAFIPMDETLAHAAVDVSGRPYFVHTGEPDYMVEFTIAGSSTPYHTVINRHVFESLAFNARIALHVRTIYGRDPHHITEAEYKAVARALRQAVEYDSRVTGVPSTKGTL from the coding sequence GTGACCCGTCGCGCGAAAGTCGAACGGAAGACGAGGGAATCCGAGATCGTCGTCGAGATCGATCTCGATGGCACCGGTGTGGTCGACATCGACACCGGGGTACCGTTTTTCGACCACATGCTGACCTCGTTGGGCACCCACGCCAGCTTCGACCTGACGGTGAAGGCCAAGGGAGACATCGAGATCGAGGGTCACCACACCGTGGAGGACACCGCGATCGTGCTCGGTCAGGCCCTCGGTCAGGCGCTCGGCGACAAGACCGGCATCCGGCGATTCGGTGACGCGTTCATCCCGATGGACGAGACGCTGGCGCACGCCGCTGTCGACGTCTCGGGCCGTCCCTATTTCGTGCACACCGGCGAGCCGGACTACATGGTCGAGTTCACCATCGCCGGGTCCAGCACGCCGTATCACACAGTGATCAACCGGCATGTGTTCGAGTCGCTGGCGTTCAACGCCCGCATCGCCCTGCACGTGCGCACCATCTATGGTCGCGATCCACACCACATCACCGAAGCCGAGTACAAGGCCGTCGCGCGGGCGCTGCGCCAAGCGGTCGAATACGACTCACGTGTCACCGGGGTGCCGTCCACAAAGGGCACTTTGTGA
- a CDS encoding histidinol-phosphate transaminase: MMRDVTLADLPLRDNLRGKSPYGAPQLQVPVRLNTNENPHPPTPALIEDVTASVRDAAAELHRYPDRDAVALRADLAAYLTSATGVPLTTENLWAANGSNEILQQLLQAFGGPGRSAIGFVPSYSMHPIISDGTQTEWLRATRADDFSLDVEAAVAAIEDRRPDVVFVTSPNNPSGQSVPLEDLRRLLDAMPGGMLVLDEAYGEFSSQPSAVALLAEYPTKLVVSRTMSKAFAFAGGRLGYLAAAPAVVDALLLVRLPYHLSVLTQAAARAALRHADDTLGSVATLAAERDRVTAELAHLGYRVIPSDANFVLFGEFADAPATWQRYLDAGVLIRDVGIPGYLRTTIGLADENNAFLVASAELAKTELNSTVGAS, from the coding sequence ATGATGCGTGACGTGACCCTGGCGGATCTGCCGCTGCGAGACAATCTGCGGGGTAAGTCGCCCTACGGGGCGCCTCAGTTGCAGGTTCCGGTGCGGCTCAACACCAATGAGAACCCGCATCCGCCGACGCCGGCACTCATAGAGGACGTCACGGCCTCTGTCCGCGATGCCGCAGCTGAACTGCACCGGTATCCCGATCGTGATGCGGTGGCTCTGCGCGCTGATCTGGCCGCTTACCTGACGTCGGCCACCGGCGTCCCGCTCACCACCGAAAATCTTTGGGCGGCAAATGGTTCCAATGAGATCCTGCAGCAATTGCTGCAGGCGTTCGGCGGACCGGGCCGCAGCGCGATAGGATTTGTGCCGTCATATTCGATGCACCCCATCATTTCGGACGGCACCCAGACGGAATGGTTGCGGGCGACCCGTGCGGATGACTTTAGCCTGGATGTCGAGGCGGCAGTCGCAGCCATCGAGGACCGCAGACCCGACGTCGTGTTCGTCACGAGCCCGAACAACCCGTCGGGACAGAGTGTCCCGCTAGAGGATCTGCGTCGTCTGTTGGATGCGATGCCTGGCGGGATGTTGGTCCTCGATGAGGCCTACGGCGAGTTCTCGTCGCAGCCCAGTGCTGTCGCGCTGCTGGCCGAGTACCCGACCAAGCTCGTAGTCAGCCGCACGATGAGTAAGGCCTTCGCGTTCGCGGGCGGTCGGCTGGGATATCTGGCGGCCGCGCCCGCAGTGGTCGATGCACTGTTGCTGGTGCGGTTGCCCTACCATCTGTCCGTGCTGACCCAAGCCGCAGCCCGAGCGGCGCTGCGTCACGCCGACGATACCTTGGGCAGTGTGGCAACTCTTGCCGCAGAACGTGATCGAGTGACGGCTGAGCTGGCGCACCTGGGTTACCGCGTGATACCCAGTGATGCCAACTTCGTGTTGTTCGGAGAATTCGCTGATGCGCCCGCAACGTGGCAGCGCTACCTCGACGCCGGCGTGCTGATCCGCGATGTCGGCATCCCGGGATATCTGCGCACCACGATTGGCCTGGCCGACGAGAACAACGCATTCTTGGTCGCCAGTGCGGAACTTGCCAAGACCGAACTCAACAGCACGGTAGGAGCATCGTGA
- the hisD gene encoding histidinol dehydrogenase yields MAEFQMSRIDLRNREMSAAQLRAALPRGGVDVDAVVPRVRPIVDAIAERGAAAALEYGESFDGVRPATVRVPAVMLAQALSELAPDVRAALEVSIERARTVHADQRRTDTTTTLAPGATVTERWVPVERVGLYVPGGNAVYPSSVVMNVVPAQTAGVDSLVIASPPQAQFGGLPHPTILAAAALLGVEEVWAVGGAQAVALLAYGGTDTDGAELAPVDMITGPGNIYVTAAKRICRSQVGIDAEAGPTEIAILADHTADPVHVAADLISQAEHDEMAASVLVTDSVALADATDRELTAQLATTVHVERVTAALSGQQSAIVLVDDIPAGIRTVNAYAAEHLEIQTVDAAGVADRIRSAGAIFVGAWSPVSLGDYCAGSNHVLPTAGCARHSSGLSVQTFLRGIHVVEYDEAALKDVSGHVITLSKAEDLPAHGEAVRRRFER; encoded by the coding sequence ATGGCCGAGTTTCAGATGTCCCGTATCGACCTGCGTAACCGCGAGATGAGCGCCGCGCAATTGCGCGCTGCCCTGCCGCGCGGTGGCGTCGACGTGGACGCAGTGGTGCCCAGAGTCCGCCCGATCGTCGACGCAATCGCCGAGAGAGGTGCGGCGGCGGCCTTGGAGTACGGGGAATCGTTCGACGGAGTCCGGCCCGCGACCGTGCGTGTCCCGGCCGTAATGCTGGCGCAGGCGCTGTCCGAGTTGGCCCCGGACGTGCGGGCCGCGCTGGAGGTGTCGATCGAGCGCGCCCGCACGGTGCACGCTGATCAGCGCCGCACCGACACCACCACGACCCTGGCGCCGGGCGCGACCGTCACCGAACGCTGGGTGCCCGTCGAGCGGGTCGGCCTCTATGTTCCGGGCGGTAACGCGGTCTATCCGTCCAGCGTGGTGATGAACGTGGTGCCCGCGCAGACCGCGGGGGTGGACTCCCTGGTGATCGCGAGCCCCCCGCAGGCTCAGTTCGGCGGGCTCCCGCATCCGACCATCCTGGCTGCCGCGGCATTGCTCGGTGTGGAAGAAGTGTGGGCGGTCGGCGGGGCTCAGGCCGTTGCGCTGCTCGCCTACGGCGGCACCGACACCGATGGAGCCGAGTTGGCACCCGTGGACATGATCACCGGGCCCGGCAACATCTATGTCACCGCCGCCAAACGGATCTGCCGGTCGCAGGTGGGTATCGACGCCGAAGCCGGGCCTACTGAGATCGCCATCCTGGCCGACCACACCGCCGACCCGGTGCACGTGGCCGCCGATCTGATCAGCCAGGCCGAACACGACGAGATGGCCGCCAGTGTGCTGGTCACCGACAGTGTCGCGCTGGCTGATGCCACCGACCGTGAATTGACCGCCCAGCTGGCCACCACAGTGCATGTCGAGCGCGTGACCGCGGCCCTGTCCGGGCAGCAGTCTGCCATCGTGCTCGTCGACGACATCCCCGCCGGTATCCGCACCGTCAATGCCTATGCGGCCGAACATCTGGAGATCCAGACCGTCGACGCCGCAGGGGTCGCAGACCGGATCCGGTCTGCCGGGGCGATCTTCGTCGGCGCTTGGTCGCCGGTGAGCCTCGGTGACTACTGCGCAGGGTCCAACCACGTGCTGCCCACCGCGGGCTGTGCTCGACACTCCAGCGGGCTGTCGGTGCAGACCTTCCTGCGTGGCATCCACGTGGTGGAGTACGACGAAGCCGCGCTGAAAGATGTTTCCGGGCATGTGATCACGCTGTCGAAGGCGGAAGATCTACCCGCGCACGGTGAGGCGGTACGACGGAGGTTCGAGCGGTGA